Proteins from a genomic interval of Bos mutus isolate GX-2022 chromosome 26, NWIPB_WYAK_1.1, whole genome shotgun sequence:
- the HMX2 gene encoding homeobox protein HMX2, producing MGSKEDAGKGCPAAGGVSSFTIQSILGGGPSEAPREPAAWPARKRSLSVSSEEEEPDDGWKAPACFCPDPHGPKEPGSKHHPPIPFPCLGTPKGSGGAGPASAERKPFLSSSHPDFKEEKDRLLPAGSPSPGPERPRDSGGAERQAGAAKKKTRTVFSRSQVYQLESTFDMKRYLSSSERACLASSLQLTETQVKTWFQNRRNKWKRQLSAELEAANMAHASAQTLVGMPLVFRDSSLLRVPVPRSLAFPAPLYYPGSNLSALPLYNLYNKLDY from the exons ATGGGCAGCAAGGAAGATGCGGGCAAGGGGTGTCCGGCGGCCGGCGGCGTCTCCAGCTTCACCATTCAGTCCATCCTGGGCGGGGGCCCCTCGGAGGCGCCGAGGGAGCCGGCCGCCTGGCCGGCCAGGAAGCGCAGCCTGTCCGTGTCCTCGGAGGAGGAGGAGCCGGACGACGGCTGGAAGGCACCCGCCTGCTTCTGCCCAGACCCGCACGGCCCCAAGGAGCCCGGCTCCAAGCACCACCCCCCCATCCCCTTTCCTTGCCTGG GTACCCCCAAGGGCAGCGGAGGCGCGGGGCCGGCGAGCGCGGAGCGcaagcctttcctttcttcttcgcACCCGGACtttaaggaagagaaagacaggCTCTTGCCCGCGGGCTCGCCGTCGCCGGGGCCCGAGCGGCCGCGGGACAGCGGCGGCGCCGAGCGGCAGGCGGGCGCGGCCAAGAAGAAGACGCGCACGGTCTTCTCGCGCAGCCAGGTGTACCAGCTCGAATCCACCTTCGACATGAAGCGCTACCTGAGCAGTTCGGAGCGCGCCTGCCTCGCCTCCAGCCTGCAGCTCACCGAGACCCAGGTCAAGACTTGGTTCCAGAACCGCCGCAACAAGTGGAAGCGGCAGCTCTCCGCCGAGCTGGAGGCGGCCAACATGGCGCACGCGTCGGCGCAGACTCTGGTGGGCATGCCGCTGGTGTTCCGGGACAGTTCGCTGCTGCGCGTGCCAGTGCCGCGCTCGCTCGCCTTCCCCGCGCCGCTCTACTACCCGGGCAGCAACCTCTCGGCCTTACCTCTCTACAACCTCTACAACAAGCTCGACTACTGA
- the HMX3 gene encoding homeobox protein HMX3, with translation MPEPGPDAPGTASAQPPPPPPPPPAPKESPFSIKNLLNGDHHRPPPKPQPPPRTLFAPASAAAAAAAAAAAAAKGALEGAAGFALSQVGDLAFPRFEIPAQRFALPAHYLERSPAWWYPYTLTPAGSHLPRPEASEKALLRDSSPASGTDRDSPEPLLKADPDHKELDSKSPDEIILEESDSEEGKKEGEAAPGAAGASVGAAAAAATPGTEDWKKGAESPEKKPACRKKKTRTVFSRSQVFQLESTFDMKRYLSSSERAGLAASLHLTETQVKIWFQNRRNKWKRQLAAELEAANLSHAAAQRIVRVPILYHENSAAEGAAAAAAGAPVPVSQPLLTFPHPVYYSHPVVSSVPLLRPV, from the exons ATGCCGGAGCCCGGGCCGGACGCCCCCGGCACTGCTAGCGCGCAGCCCCcaccgccgccgcccccgcctcCCGCGCCCAAGGAGTCCCCGTTCTCCATCAAGAACCTACTCAACGGAGACCACCATCGGCCGCCCCCTAAGCCGCAGCCGCCCCCACGGACGCTCTTCGCTCCGGCCtcagcagccgccgccgccgccgccgctgcggcCGCTGCGGCCAAGGGAGCCCTGGAGGGAGCCGCGGGCTTCGCGCTCTCGCAGGTGGGCGACCTGGCTTTCCCCCGCTTTGAGATCCCGGCGCAGAGGTTTGCCCTGCCCGCGCACTACCTGGAGCGCTCCCCGGCCTGGTGGTACCCCTACACCCTGACCCCCGCCGGCAGCCACCTCCCGCGACCTGAAG cCTCGGAGAAGGCCCTGCTGCGAGACTCCTCCCCCGCCTCGGGCACCGACCGCGACTCCCCCGAGCCGTTGCTGAAGGCCGACCCAGACCACAAGGAGCTGGACTCCAAGAGCCCGGACGAGATCATTCTGGAGGAGAGCGATTCGGAGGAAGGCAAGAAGGAGGGCGAGGCGGCGCCGGGCGCGGCCGGGGCGAGCgtgggggcggcggcggcggcagcaacGCCGGGCACCGAGGACTGGAAGAAGGGCGCCGAGAGCCCGGAGAAGAAGCCCGCGTGCCGCAAGAAGAAGACGCGCACGGTCTTCTCGCGCAGCCAGGTCTTCCAGCTCGAGTCCACCTTCGACATGAAGCGCTACCTGAGCAGCTCGGAGCGCGCCGGCCTGGCCGCGTCCCTGCACCTCACCGAGACGCAGGTCAAGATCTGGTTCCAGAACCGCCGCAACAAGTGGAAGCGGCAGCTGGCGGCCGAGCTGGAGGCGGCCAACCTGAGCCACGCCGCGGCGCAGCGCATCGTGCGCGTGCCCATCCTCTACCACGAGAACTCGGCCGCCGAGGGCGCAGCGGCCGCGGCCGCGGGGGCCCCGGTGCCGGTCAGCCAGCCGCTGCTCACCTTCCCGCACCCGGTGTACTACTCGCACCCGGTGGTCTCGTCCGTGCCGCTGCTCCGGCCCGTCTGA